GAAAAAACGTCTAAAAAATTGATTGAGAAGGAGCAGGCCCTTGATAAAAGAGCGGAACAGCTTACGAGAAGGGAAATTGCACTTAAACAGCTGGAAAGCGAACTTAAAGAGAGAGAAAAATCCATTCAGGCAAAGGAAGAAAGGCTGGATAAGCTTAACGAAGAGGCGGCGAGAAAGCTTGAAGAAATTGCGAGGCTGACGAGGGAGGAGGCAAAGCAGGAACTGCTCAGAAGTCTTGAACAACAGGTTAGGTATGAAGCAGCTCAACTAATGTACAAAATAAGAGAGGAAGCGAAGGAAAAGGCTGAGAAAGAAGCCAAGGAACTTGTTTTGCAGGCAATTCAGCGGGTTGCTACTGTGGTTTCTCAGGAGAGCACGACAAGCATCGTCCCCATTCCCTCTGATGATTTAAAGGGTAGAATTATCGGGAGAGAAGGCAGAAACATAAAAACCTTTGAATCGATAACGGGTGTGGAGGTAATTATTGATGATACTCCTGAAGCAGTTATCTTGTCGTCCTTTGACCCTATTAGGAGGGAAAAGGCAAGGCTTACCCTTGAGAGGTTGATTCAGGATGGAAGGATCCATCCTGCAAGGATTGAAGAGATTTATGCTCAAGTAGAATCGGAATTTGACGAACACCTTAAAAAAATCGGTGAAGATGCCGCGTTAGAGCTTGGTCTTTCTGGTTTCCATCCTGAATTGCTGAAGCAAATTGGTAAGATGAAGTTCAGAACCAGTTATGGGCAGAATCTATTGCAACACTCAATGGAAGTTGCTTATATAGCGGGGATAATGGCCAGTGAGTTAGGCCTTCCAGTTCACTATGCAAGGCGGGCTGGTCTTTTGCATGACATCGGAAAGACGGCGGATGAAACTTTTGAGGGTCCCCACGCATTAATTGGTGCACAAATTGCTAAGAGGCTGGGGGAAAATGACCTTGTGGTGAATGCTATTGCTTCCCACCATGGCGAAGAGTCCCCTAAGAACCCAATTGCGGTTCTTGTACAGGCAGCTGATGCTATTTCCGGTTCTCGTCCCGGAGCGAGAAGGGAAAGCATAGAGGCTTACTTAAAGAGAATTGAGAAGCTTGAGCAGATTGCTTTAAGTTTTTCAGGGGTTGAAAAGGCCTATGCCCTTCAAGCCGGCAGGGAAATAAGAATCATTGTGGAAGCGCAAAAGGTTTCTGATACGGAAGCCTTTGATATTGCCAGACAAGTCGCTCAGAAAATCGAAGGTGAGTTGGAATTTCCGGGGCAGATAAAGGTAGTGGTGATAAGAGAGACGAGAGCGGTGGAGTACGCGCGGTGATTAATATTTTATTTATCGGAGATATAGTAGGTAGTAAAGGGCGGGAAGTGGTTAAAAATCTCCTTCCCAAGTTAAAAGAAGAGTTTGAAATCGACTTTGTAGTTGCCAATGGTGAAAATCTCGCAGGCGGAATTGGGATTACTGAAAAAACGGCATTGGAAGTTAAGAGTGCAGGAGTTGATGTTCTAACGGGTGGCAACCACATATGGGATAGGAGGGAGGGAATTTTTTTTGTTGAAAACACAGATTGGGTTATAAGACCACTAAATTATCCACCAGGAATTCCGGGG
This genomic window from bacterium contains:
- the rny gene encoding ribonuclease Y, with the protein product MIAIIFGIVGILAGFGLGVGYFKGIYRKKLEQALGTAEQIIENAKKEAEEIKREGENQAKEYWMKERRKFEKETFEAKKELEKTSKKLIEKEQALDKRAEQLTRREIALKQLESELKEREKSIQAKEERLDKLNEEAARKLEEIARLTREEAKQELLRSLEQQVRYEAAQLMYKIREEAKEKAEKEAKELVLQAIQRVATVVSQESTTSIVPIPSDDLKGRIIGREGRNIKTFESITGVEVIIDDTPEAVILSSFDPIRREKARLTLERLIQDGRIHPARIEEIYAQVESEFDEHLKKIGEDAALELGLSGFHPELLKQIGKMKFRTSYGQNLLQHSMEVAYIAGIMASELGLPVHYARRAGLLHDIGKTADETFEGPHALIGAQIAKRLGENDLVVNAIASHHGEESPKNPIAVLVQAADAISGSRPGARRESIEAYLKRIEKLEQIALSFSGVEKAYALQAGREIRIIVEAQKVSDTEAFDIARQVAQKIEGELEFPGQIKVVVIRETRAVEYAR